One window of Penaeus chinensis breed Huanghai No. 1 chromosome 34, ASM1920278v2, whole genome shotgun sequence genomic DNA carries:
- the LOC125043788 gene encoding potassium channel subfamily K member 10-like, with the protein MMTFIESLYFSMTVITTIGYGYHSPVTTAGRVVCMIYAVIGIPLTGILLAWTSEFFGEQLFKLFKAKLDAKKQQSKMIIALFTFIYIAIGFVVFIFIPAVIFMVIEEWSYLTAIYYAFITLTTIGFGDLVTGTQVEGWPLYVYQICVILWIVIGLGYWIMVANFITKALQSKRLQSSVLRSAEEMKKLMQQMGIKNHDPRFLRQHSKATLNFMLQLSNIIAVQGGVENGGLGDDSTDSPGTSSSPTSPSSPLGIPGISALFGPGMNRAAPFSQLIGPLSRRVLLLHDEGASKDDASLEGGYDNQFASDDLAAGEEKASNTEESEVSVSLSPRTSVEDPEYPPDCLFQPERKTSFESQNTLQLKDMVS; encoded by the exons ATGATGACTTTTATCGAATCTCTCTACTTTTCTATGACCGTCATTACTACTATCG GTTACGGTTATCACTCCCCAGTAACGACAGCAGGTCGAGTTGTGTGTATGATTTATGCTGTTATAGGCATTCCCTTAACTGGTATACTGCTGGCGTGGACGTCTGAGTTCTTCGGCGAACAGCTTTTCAAACTGTTCAAGGCCAAG CTGGACGCGAAGAAGCAGCAATCGAAAATGATCATCGCTCTCTTCACGTTCATTTACATCGCCATCGGCTTCGTGGTGTTCATCTTCATCCCGGCCGTGATTTTCATGGTCATTGAAGAGTGGTCGTACCTGACTGCGATCTATTATGCCTTCATCACTCTCACTACTATCGGCTTCGGAGACTTGGTAACCG gGACGCAGGTTGAAGGCTGGCCCCTGTACGTTTATCAGATCTGCGTGATCTTGTGGATCGTGATCGGGCTGGGCTACTGGATCATGGTGGCCAACTTCATCACGAAGGCGCTCCAGTCCAAGCGCCTCCAGAGCTCCGTCCTTCGAAGCGCCGAAGAAATGAAGAAGCTGATGCAGCAGATGGGGATCAAGAACCACGACCCGAGGTTCCTTCGCCAACATTCCAAAGCCACACTCAATTTCATGCTGCAG CTCAGCAACATCATCGCGGTGCAGGGCGGGGTCGAGAACGGCGGCCTCGGCGACGACTCGACCGACTCCCCGGGCACCTCCTCGTCGCCCACGAGTCCCTCTTCGCCCTTGGGGATTCCGGGCATTTCGGCGCTCTTCGGTCCGGGGATGAACCGCGCCGCCCCCTTCTCCCAGCTCATCGGGCCCCTCAGCCGGAGAGTG CTCCTCTTGCACGACGAGGGGGCGTCCAAGGACGACGCGTCGCTTGAGGGAGGATACGATAACCAGTTCGCGAGCGACGACTTGGCTGCCGGGGAGGAGAAGGCGTCCAACACCGAGGAGTCGGAGGTGAGCGTCTCGCTGTCCCCGAGAACGTCCGTCGAGGATCCGGAATATCCTCCTGACTGTCTGTTTCAGCCCGAAAGGAAAACGTCCTTTGAATCGCAAAACACTCTGCAGTTGAAAGACATGGTGTCTTGA